The proteins below are encoded in one region of Acidithiobacillus ferrooxidans ATCC 23270:
- a CDS encoding YqgE/AlgH family protein, with the protein MTFSSLKNHLLIAMPALHDGVFDRTVIVVCEHNAEGAMGVVINRLVDINMSDALRAVDIQPSEEMIHRPVYWGGPIQPQHGFILHSPRGEWLSSLEVNDDLALTSSPDILQAIAQHEEPQRYLLALGYAGWGAQQLEAELQDNAWLHGPLDMAVIFDLPASERWQAAARLLGVDMRLLSGAAGHA; encoded by the coding sequence ATGACCTTTTCTTCTCTCAAAAATCATCTGCTCATTGCCATGCCCGCGCTGCACGACGGCGTTTTCGACCGTACGGTGATCGTGGTCTGCGAACACAATGCCGAAGGCGCCATGGGCGTGGTTATCAACCGGCTGGTGGACATCAATATGTCCGATGCCCTGCGTGCGGTGGACATCCAGCCCTCTGAAGAAATGATCCATCGCCCGGTATACTGGGGCGGGCCGATCCAGCCGCAGCATGGATTTATTCTGCATTCGCCGCGGGGCGAATGGCTTTCCAGTCTGGAGGTCAACGACGATCTGGCGCTGACCAGTTCACCGGATATTCTGCAGGCCATCGCCCAGCACGAAGAGCCGCAGCGTTACCTCCTGGCCCTGGGTTATGCCGGCTGGGGCGCGCAGCAACTGGAAGCGGAGCTGCAGGATAACGCATGGTTGCACGGCCCCTTGGATATGGCGGTGATTTTCGACCTGCCCGCCAGTGAGCGCTGGCAGGCCGCAGCGCGCTTGCTGGGGGTGGATATGCGCCTGCTCAGCGGTGCGGCAGGTCATGCCTGA
- the pyrR gene encoding bifunctional pyr operon transcriptional regulator/uracil phosphoribosyltransferase PyrR: MTIDWDVSALLEVMARDLRPLIDPEQAAMIGIFTGGVWLARTLHAALGLRQPLGQVDISFYRDDFSQIGLHPQVRASDIPFDVDGRDIILVDDVLYTGRTVRAAMNEIFDYGRPARILLAVLVDRGGHELPVAADVAALRLIATAGEHIKLRGPDPLRLELEQREPQP; encoded by the coding sequence ATGACGATCGACTGGGATGTGAGCGCGCTGTTGGAGGTTATGGCGCGTGATCTGCGCCCCCTCATCGATCCGGAGCAGGCGGCGATGATCGGTATTTTTACCGGCGGCGTCTGGCTGGCACGCACCCTGCACGCCGCACTCGGTTTGCGGCAGCCCCTGGGGCAGGTGGATATCTCTTTTTATCGCGACGACTTCAGCCAGATCGGCCTGCACCCGCAGGTGCGCGCCTCGGATATCCCCTTTGATGTGGATGGCCGCGATATCATTCTGGTGGACGATGTCCTCTACACCGGCCGCACCGTGCGCGCCGCCATGAATGAAATCTTCGATTACGGGCGTCCGGCCCGCATCCTTCTGGCAGTGCTGGTGGACCGTGGCGGGCACGAGTTGCCGGTAGCGGCCGATGTGGCGGCGCTGCGTCTGATCGCGACCGCGGGTGAACACATCAAGTTGCGCGGTCCCGATCCGCTGCGTCTGGAACTGGAGCAGCGGGAGCCGCAGCCATGA
- a CDS encoding dihydroorotase, which translates to MHRIIRNIRVMDPGDGFDAVTDLAIADGRIVARGPLPADFQAEEALDGTGLIACPGFVETSFQGHTPGHGRDGDLASELRAAVAGGVTQVLLRPDTLPVADTPAVLQEQRAVAERLALARVHLAGALTTQLQGVALTEMAGLVESGAIVFSQAKKSVASAALLRLALSYAADLGQPVLLHGEEPELAAHGVMHEGRLSIRLGLIGRPAAAEQIGVQRDIAIAALSGCPIHFPHLSTAAAVAEVAAARQRGEPVTCGVSIHHLLLTEQDVGFFNLHAKILPPLRTAADRDALRRALAAGAITAISSDHCPWGVDREGKTFIQAPFGIAAVEWLLPLALRLVDEGVVNLMTILRLLSIGPAQALGLTPPSLAVGAAADLCIFDPEPRFVVEPTQGWSRGRNLPYGQWELRGQVRYTLVAGRVIFRG; encoded by the coding sequence ATGCACAGAATCATCCGCAATATTCGGGTCATGGACCCGGGCGACGGCTTTGATGCGGTTACCGATCTGGCCATCGCCGACGGCCGAATTGTCGCGCGGGGGCCGCTGCCCGCGGACTTTCAGGCCGAAGAAGCGTTGGACGGTACGGGCCTGATCGCCTGCCCCGGATTTGTCGAGACTTCTTTTCAGGGACACACGCCTGGTCATGGTCGGGATGGCGACCTGGCCAGCGAATTGCGTGCGGCGGTGGCGGGAGGCGTGACGCAGGTTCTACTGCGCCCGGATACCCTGCCTGTCGCTGATACGCCTGCCGTTTTGCAGGAGCAGCGTGCGGTAGCTGAGCGCCTGGCGTTGGCCAGGGTACATCTGGCTGGCGCCCTTACTACCCAGCTTCAGGGTGTGGCGCTGACGGAAATGGCGGGCCTGGTGGAATCGGGCGCCATCGTCTTCAGCCAGGCGAAGAAGTCTGTAGCCAGTGCGGCTTTGTTGCGGCTGGCGCTGAGTTACGCGGCGGATTTGGGCCAGCCCGTTCTGCTCCATGGCGAAGAACCGGAACTGGCGGCTCATGGCGTGATGCACGAAGGCCGCCTGAGTATTCGCCTGGGCCTGATTGGGCGCCCGGCGGCGGCGGAGCAGATCGGCGTCCAGCGTGATATCGCCATTGCGGCGCTCAGTGGCTGCCCCATCCATTTTCCGCATCTCAGTACTGCTGCGGCGGTTGCCGAAGTGGCTGCCGCCCGGCAACGGGGCGAGCCGGTGACCTGCGGGGTGAGTATCCACCACCTGCTGCTCACCGAACAGGACGTCGGATTTTTCAACCTGCATGCCAAGATCCTGCCGCCTCTGCGCACTGCCGCAGATCGTGATGCCTTGCGCCGCGCCCTGGCTGCGGGCGCGATAACCGCCATCAGTAGTGATCACTGCCCCTGGGGGGTGGACCGCGAAGGCAAGACCTTTATCCAGGCGCCATTCGGCATCGCTGCGGTGGAATGGCTCCTGCCCCTGGCGCTGCGACTGGTAGATGAAGGAGTGGTGAACTTGATGACAATCCTGCGCCTGCTCAGTATCGGCCCGGCCCAGGCGCTTGGTTTGACTCCGCCATCCCTGGCGGTCGGTGCCGCCGCCGACCTCTGTATTTTCGACCCGGAGCCCCGTTTCGTGGTGGAGCCAACGCAGGGGTGGAGCCGGGGCCGGAATCTTCCGTATGGGCAATGGGAGTTGCGCGGGCAGGTGCGCTACACCCTGGTGGCAGGGCGGGTAATTTTTCGCGGTTGA
- a CDS encoding bifunctional diguanylate cyclase/phosphodiesterase encodes MKGYSSWHPSRRAATQATLRNSIGRLQRITDFSVLLSGANEVIAYTENETDLLRSLCELAVRHTHLRLAWIGRPDSDGIFQNLAAAGAVRYLEGIRISTSAELPEGQGSAGQSWRDQKPVYNASLPKNVRMNLWAQRAKAFGFGASASLPIYRGNTLWAILMVYHGKKNVFDADFRRIMTDLAKNVSYGLDRLDIRRKERESNAFNEVLLNDQASGISVVRFPEQIVERVNTRMLTILGASSADELIGHPVWGIIHHEEVGEQVGQFALEVLSEGYATRRDVPYRRLDGQMVFTDISGQRLDGSDGVQRILWTHVDVTERHRLMDELTQLSLSDPLTGLPNRRALDTELGKAMARADRHEHLLSVVMIDLDGFKPVNDTCGHEAGDMVLRTIGQRLRKGLRGTDFVARLGGDEFVLLLENCTALEEIEVVMRKIGEMIRQPIELPDKSRAEIDLSAGICLYPFGDSHNPDALLRYADQALYESKNHKADRVHYWTLFGDSVPVRQNVIQTRLREGGLLVHYQPILDNRSHKIVGVEALARLRDKDGQILYPAEFLPLITVEDTTYLSRMVLTQALADLAELDTLGCSLWVSVNVAPESFDDHFVPCMAGVIGASDIAPSRITLEILESSNFLEHNAALSVLHGVKELGVRLALDDVGSAYSSLLRLKDLPIDEIKLDQGFIRSLEDRPQDLYFLASIRDLAIGLGVDLVVEGVETDDIADAVSVMDIKLLQGYGVARPMPMAQLREFLAQRPSYHRQHPTSLFGLYAKQICDQGTLKKMILSNPSLINSDELADAARCDMHHHMQRLGLAEDSPLFGLHWEVHGAIASLLKAPVAEGWEQVRQVQKAFEDGLLEAFQKAKTCRSPGSGLSSVPV; translated from the coding sequence ATGAAGGGATATTCTTCATGGCACCCCTCCCGCAGGGCGGCAACGCAGGCCACCCTGCGGAACAGTATCGGGCGCTTGCAGCGGATCACCGATTTCAGCGTGCTTCTTTCCGGCGCCAATGAAGTCATCGCCTATACGGAAAACGAAACGGATCTGCTGCGATCCCTCTGCGAATTGGCCGTCCGGCACACCCATCTGCGGCTGGCGTGGATTGGCCGGCCCGATAGTGATGGCATCTTCCAAAACCTCGCCGCCGCCGGGGCGGTGCGCTACCTGGAAGGTATCCGCATATCCACATCCGCGGAACTTCCCGAGGGACAAGGCTCCGCAGGCCAGTCCTGGCGCGATCAAAAACCGGTTTACAATGCCTCGCTCCCCAAAAATGTCCGCATGAACCTCTGGGCGCAACGCGCCAAAGCCTTTGGGTTCGGGGCAAGCGCATCGCTGCCGATTTATCGGGGCAACACGCTGTGGGCCATCTTGATGGTCTATCACGGCAAGAAAAACGTCTTCGATGCCGACTTCCGGAGAATAATGACGGATCTGGCCAAAAACGTCAGTTACGGCCTGGATCGTTTGGACATCCGGCGAAAGGAGCGGGAATCAAACGCTTTCAACGAAGTGCTGCTGAACGACCAGGCATCCGGCATCAGCGTCGTGCGTTTTCCGGAACAGATTGTCGAGCGAGTCAACACGCGGATGCTGACAATCCTCGGCGCGTCTTCCGCGGATGAGCTGATCGGACATCCCGTATGGGGGATCATTCACCATGAGGAAGTCGGTGAGCAGGTTGGCCAGTTTGCCCTGGAGGTTCTCAGCGAAGGCTACGCAACACGCAGGGATGTGCCCTATCGCCGCCTGGATGGACAAATGGTTTTCACGGATATTTCAGGCCAGCGCCTGGACGGATCGGATGGTGTGCAACGTATCCTCTGGACTCATGTGGATGTGACGGAGCGCCATCGGCTCATGGATGAACTCACGCAGTTGTCGCTTTCCGACCCACTCACCGGCCTGCCCAATCGCCGCGCTCTGGATACAGAACTGGGCAAGGCCATGGCCCGCGCTGATCGTCATGAACACCTTTTGAGCGTCGTCATGATCGATCTCGACGGCTTCAAACCAGTCAACGACACCTGTGGCCACGAAGCCGGGGATATGGTGTTGCGGACCATCGGCCAGCGTTTACGGAAAGGATTGCGCGGCACGGACTTCGTGGCCCGCCTGGGTGGCGATGAGTTCGTTCTGCTCCTGGAGAACTGCACCGCCCTGGAGGAGATCGAAGTGGTCATGAGGAAGATCGGGGAAATGATCCGGCAACCCATCGAACTCCCCGACAAGAGCAGGGCGGAGATCGATCTCAGCGCCGGCATATGCCTCTATCCTTTCGGCGATTCCCACAATCCCGATGCGCTGCTCCGCTATGCCGATCAAGCACTTTACGAGAGCAAAAACCACAAGGCGGATCGCGTGCATTACTGGACCCTCTTCGGAGATTCGGTACCAGTGCGGCAGAACGTCATCCAGACACGGTTGCGGGAAGGTGGATTGCTGGTCCATTACCAGCCCATACTCGACAATCGCTCCCACAAGATCGTGGGTGTGGAGGCTTTGGCGCGGCTGCGGGACAAGGATGGGCAGATACTCTATCCGGCGGAGTTTCTGCCTTTGATCACTGTCGAGGACACCACCTATCTCAGCAGGATGGTGCTTACCCAGGCGCTGGCGGATCTGGCCGAGCTGGATACCTTGGGATGCTCGCTCTGGGTGTCCGTGAACGTAGCCCCGGAGTCCTTCGATGACCACTTCGTTCCATGCATGGCAGGCGTTATCGGAGCCAGCGATATCGCACCTTCCCGGATCACGCTGGAGATCCTGGAGAGCAGCAACTTCCTGGAGCATAACGCCGCGTTGTCCGTTCTTCACGGCGTCAAAGAACTGGGCGTTCGCCTCGCTCTGGATGATGTGGGCAGTGCGTATTCCTCACTGCTCCGCCTCAAGGACTTGCCCATTGATGAAATCAAGCTGGATCAGGGATTTATCCGCTCCCTGGAGGATCGGCCCCAGGATTTGTATTTTCTTGCTTCCATTCGGGATTTGGCCATCGGCCTGGGAGTGGATCTGGTGGTGGAAGGGGTCGAAACAGATGACATTGCGGATGCAGTCTCGGTCATGGACATTAAATTACTGCAAGGCTATGGTGTCGCCAGACCCATGCCCATGGCGCAGTTACGGGAATTTCTAGCCCAACGTCCGTCCTATCATCGACAGCATCCGACCAGCTTGTTCGGACTTTATGCCAAACAGATCTGCGACCAGGGAACCTTGAAAAAAATGATCCTCAGCAATCCGAGCCTGATCAATAGCGATGAATTGGCGGATGCCGCCCGTTGCGACATGCATCACCATATGCAGCGCCTGGGTCTCGCTGAAGACTCTCCCTTATTTGGGCTTCATTGGGAGGTCCATGGTGCCATCGCATCGTTGTTAAAGGCTCCGGTCGCGGAAGGCTGGGAGCAAGTTCGGCAGGTGCAAAAGGCATTTGAGGATGGCTTGCTGGAAGCTTTCCAGAAAGCAAAGACCTGTCGATCACCAGGCAGTGGTCTATCTTCCGTCCCGGTTTAG
- the ruvX gene encoding Holliday junction resolvase RuvX, with the protein MPERSGPLLGIDFGERRIGIAVLGESGLAPQGVATLRNGECGPDWDGFARILKEWQPRALVLGLPLHMDGSEGFMVGRVRKFAESLQRRFPLPIHWVDERLSSHAADLVLKERELSHKKRGRLLDQAAACEILWTFHNAGGDA; encoded by the coding sequence ATGCCTGAGCGCAGCGGGCCTCTGCTCGGGATAGACTTCGGGGAGCGCCGGATCGGGATTGCGGTTCTGGGGGAGTCGGGCCTGGCGCCGCAAGGGGTTGCCACCCTGCGCAATGGCGAGTGTGGCCCCGACTGGGATGGCTTCGCCCGCATTCTCAAAGAATGGCAGCCCCGCGCCCTGGTCCTGGGCCTGCCCCTGCACATGGATGGCAGTGAGGGGTTCATGGTTGGCCGGGTGCGCAAATTTGCGGAAAGTTTGCAGCGCCGTTTCCCCTTGCCCATCCATTGGGTGGATGAACGGCTGAGCAGCCATGCCGCGGATCTGGTCCTGAAGGAGCGCGAGCTTTCCCACAAGAAGCGCGGTCGCCTGCTGGATCAGGCCGCAGCCTGCGAAATTTTGTGGACCTTTCATAATGCCGGAGGCGACGCATGA
- a CDS encoding nitric oxide reductase activation protein NorD, which translates to MKHLEDYAELLQAFGEGSQAILQSKWQEATRVFSPSGLDQYLDGAMGLRSLGKGDGLVSSYLDAAPHIAREVGEDAVWELVGAVMKMASKTSGAVLEAVVSTSPTAANRLADPELFKSYLGMLDRLLAQVPRALRPMLENIDQLFGYLTLGGLRRWALWGAHAHRTDFEAQIAYFSLKSPEALAMLQQERKGTLFVDIQRRLRMYLRALWGRDFFLRPTSGDFEDREGYRPYIEGIFIHLPDAYDDWEDIDGMTRYRAVAVHAAAHVAYMRKAISAEALTPEQMAVIGLFEDARVEALAMRAFPGIRAIWLPFHTAVAGPVASMGHLFSRLARAIIDPDYVDDNAWVQEGRRVFMEAEARWDDPQLSWDLGVHLADRLRNQRVSYHARTDIPDILYRDDNRYIWEFEEIDWEHETTILPGAQVRKYVNVMEMVNEVDTELAGDDAQEVWVLQSELFPYEDMGLSYNQMEGKEPVSDPFHYPEWDYQIQASRPLWATVLERRPRLGDARVVREVLEKYKPVSSRLRYLIEALQPQGVQRLRKQEDGDEIDVEAAVRALVDIRMGLAPDTRIHMRSLRKVRDLGVLVLMDLSESTNDKVRGSEDSILQLTRDATSLLADAMNRIGDPFAIHGFHSDGRHDVAYYRFKDFDEAYSEEAMGRIAGMTGKFSTRMGAALRHAGHHLRHQRQSRKLLLVITDGEPADIDVRDPQYLRHDARRAVEDLGRDGVITYCLSLDPHADEYVSRIFGARNYQVIDHVERLPERLPILYAGLTR; encoded by the coding sequence ATGAAACATCTCGAAGATTACGCAGAACTGCTGCAGGCTTTTGGCGAGGGAAGCCAGGCCATCCTGCAGAGCAAATGGCAGGAGGCCACCCGGGTCTTCAGTCCGTCAGGCCTGGATCAGTACCTGGACGGTGCCATGGGGTTGCGATCTCTGGGCAAGGGCGATGGCTTGGTGAGCAGTTATCTGGATGCCGCCCCCCACATCGCCCGGGAAGTGGGAGAGGATGCCGTCTGGGAACTGGTGGGTGCCGTCATGAAAATGGCGTCCAAAACCAGCGGTGCGGTACTGGAGGCGGTGGTGTCCACCAGTCCGACAGCCGCCAACCGCCTGGCCGATCCGGAGCTCTTCAAAAGCTATCTCGGCATGCTGGACCGCCTGCTCGCGCAAGTGCCCCGCGCGCTGCGGCCCATGCTGGAAAATATCGACCAGCTTTTCGGCTATTTGACGCTGGGCGGCTTGCGCCGCTGGGCACTCTGGGGCGCACACGCCCATCGTACGGACTTCGAAGCGCAAATAGCCTACTTTTCCCTGAAAAGTCCGGAAGCCCTGGCCATGCTGCAACAGGAGCGCAAGGGCACGTTATTTGTGGATATTCAGCGACGCCTGCGGATGTATCTGCGTGCGCTCTGGGGGCGGGATTTTTTCCTGCGCCCCACCAGCGGTGACTTTGAAGATCGCGAAGGGTATCGGCCTTATATCGAAGGGATTTTCATCCACCTTCCCGATGCCTACGACGACTGGGAAGATATCGATGGGATGACCCGCTATCGCGCCGTGGCGGTCCACGCCGCAGCCCACGTCGCCTATATGCGGAAGGCGATTTCCGCCGAAGCCCTCACACCGGAGCAAATGGCCGTGATCGGTCTGTTTGAAGATGCCCGGGTGGAAGCCTTGGCGATGCGGGCCTTTCCCGGCATCCGCGCCATCTGGCTGCCTTTTCATACGGCGGTGGCGGGGCCAGTGGCCAGCATGGGACATCTGTTCTCCCGTCTGGCACGGGCCATCATCGATCCCGACTATGTGGATGACAATGCCTGGGTACAGGAAGGCCGAAGGGTATTCATGGAGGCCGAAGCCCGCTGGGACGATCCGCAACTTTCCTGGGATTTGGGGGTACACCTTGCGGACCGTCTTCGAAATCAGAGAGTCAGTTACCACGCTCGCACCGACATTCCCGACATCCTCTACCGCGACGACAACCGTTACATCTGGGAGTTTGAGGAAATCGACTGGGAGCATGAAACGACCATCCTGCCCGGTGCCCAGGTGCGCAAGTACGTAAACGTCATGGAAATGGTCAATGAGGTGGATACCGAGCTGGCCGGGGATGATGCGCAGGAAGTCTGGGTACTGCAATCAGAGTTGTTCCCCTATGAAGATATGGGACTGAGCTATAACCAGATGGAAGGCAAAGAGCCAGTCTCCGATCCCTTTCATTACCCGGAATGGGATTACCAGATTCAGGCCAGTCGTCCGCTCTGGGCGACGGTGCTGGAGCGTCGCCCCCGTCTGGGCGACGCCAGGGTGGTGCGGGAAGTGCTTGAGAAATACAAGCCGGTCTCCAGCCGCCTCAGATACCTGATAGAAGCCTTGCAGCCTCAGGGTGTGCAACGGTTGCGCAAGCAGGAGGACGGCGACGAAATCGATGTGGAGGCGGCGGTGCGTGCGCTGGTGGATATCCGAATGGGTCTGGCGCCGGATACCCGTATCCACATGCGTAGCTTGCGCAAGGTGCGCGACCTGGGTGTGCTGGTATTGATGGATTTGTCCGAGTCGACCAACGACAAGGTTCGCGGTTCGGAAGACAGCATTCTGCAACTCACCCGCGACGCCACCTCCCTGCTGGCCGATGCCATGAACCGGATTGGTGATCCTTTTGCGATTCACGGTTTCCATTCCGATGGTCGTCATGATGTGGCCTATTATCGCTTCAAGGATTTTGACGAGGCCTACAGCGAGGAGGCCATGGGGCGCATTGCCGGCATGACGGGCAAATTCTCGACGCGCATGGGTGCGGCACTAAGACACGCCGGGCATCATCTGCGCCACCAGCGGCAAAGCAGAAAACTGCTCCTGGTGATTACCGATGGTGAACCGGCGGACATCGACGTGCGGGATCCTCAGTATTTGCGCCACGATGCCAGGCGGGCCGTGGAAGACCTGGGAAGAGATGGCGTGATCACCTATTGCCTCAGCCTGGATCCTCATGCCGATGAATACGTATCGCGGATTTTCGGGGCGCGGAACTATCAGGTAATCGACCATGTCGAGCGCCTGCCGGAGCGCCTGCCTATATTATACGCTGGGCTGACCCGATAA
- a CDS encoding aspartate carbamoyltransferase catalytic subunit, which translates to MSATLRFGEGNLQYDAQGRLRHLLSTEGLRERELLQILDTAESFLSIANRSVKKTPTLRGRTIANLFFENSTRTRSTFELAAKRLSADVLNIAVSTSSASKGESLTDTIDNLMAMQVDGFVIRHPEAGAAHLVARHLGDSALVVNAGDGQHAHPTQALLDVFTIRRLGGPIEDRVVAIVGDVFHSRVARSQIHALSVLGCPEIRVIGPRTLVPEELSALGVHVYHDLQAGLRGVDVICALRLQRERMESHRLPSLDEFHRRFGLTPERLQWAEPGALVLHPGPMNRGVEIASEVADGAQAVILQQVAHGLAVRMAVLAILAGAAGGA; encoded by the coding sequence ATGAGTGCTACCCTGCGTTTTGGCGAGGGCAACCTGCAATACGATGCGCAGGGCCGCTTGCGGCATCTGCTCAGTACCGAAGGGCTCCGGGAGCGGGAATTGCTGCAGATTCTCGATACGGCGGAATCCTTCCTCAGTATTGCGAACCGTAGCGTCAAAAAGACCCCCACCCTGCGCGGTCGCACCATCGCCAACCTTTTTTTTGAGAACAGCACCCGGACCCGCAGCACTTTTGAGCTGGCTGCCAAGCGCCTCTCGGCGGATGTGCTGAATATCGCAGTCAGCACCAGCAGCGCCAGCAAGGGCGAGTCCCTCACCGATACGATTGATAATCTCATGGCCATGCAGGTGGATGGCTTCGTCATCCGCCACCCGGAGGCGGGCGCGGCCCATCTAGTGGCTCGTCATCTCGGTGATTCGGCGCTGGTGGTGAATGCCGGTGACGGTCAGCATGCGCATCCGACACAGGCTTTGCTGGACGTGTTCACGATCCGCCGTCTGGGAGGTCCGATCGAGGACCGGGTGGTGGCCATTGTCGGGGATGTGTTCCATTCGCGGGTGGCGCGTTCGCAGATACATGCCCTGTCCGTCCTCGGCTGCCCGGAAATTCGCGTCATCGGCCCGCGCACTCTGGTACCCGAAGAACTTTCGGCGCTGGGGGTGCATGTCTACCATGATCTGCAGGCCGGTTTGCGCGGAGTGGATGTGATTTGCGCCCTGCGCCTGCAACGGGAGCGCATGGAGTCGCACCGGCTTCCCAGTCTGGATGAGTTTCACCGCCGGTTCGGGCTGACGCCGGAGCGCTTGCAGTGGGCGGAACCCGGCGCGCTGGTGCTGCATCCGGGCCCCATGAACCGGGGGGTGGAAATTGCCTCGGAAGTGGCCGACGGGGCCCAGGCAGTGATTCTCCAACAGGTTGCCCATGGTCTGGCGGTGCGGATGGCGGTGCTCGCCATCCTCGCCGGCGCGGCGGGCGGAGCGTGA